Part of the Octopus bimaculoides isolate UCB-OBI-ISO-001 chromosome 21, ASM119413v2, whole genome shotgun sequence genome, GGAATATCAGAGGCATCAGAATTGGAGAAAATATAGCTGTCATCCTCAGTAACAAACCAGTTATTTGCAGTGgtcagtattattgttattattattattattattgcctttgaaCAGCTTCTAactctggagatgtactacggtgtcagctgttcactaccagtgaactaaggtaacaccccttatttttcgagcaccttccggagtatttgagcagttccaagcagtNNNNNNNNNNtatttttcgagcaccttccggagtatttgagcagttccaagcagtgctgttttctgcaagtgctccacccttattgcagcccctatttgctccatgtacttctcaagatttttacccactgttcccagggctccaacaattattggtactactaccacctttttcaccgaccacaactgcttaacctcccaagctaacctgtcatatctatcgacttttctttcttccttattgcataccttgttgtcatattattattattattattattattattattatcattattattcaccatttggtagtttcaggcagatttctactgcatcacttgTTGCACCTCCATGTTGCTGAGATGTGTGCagcattgggtgctttttatggtTGTCTGGTTGTATTGCATCAGTTTTGTTACAGGGTCTGATTGCAATCTTTTGTCGTATTAGCGTCCCTCTATGTTGTTTAAGCCAAGGTCAAACTTGATTTGACAGATTTGTGATCAAAGCTATTTCAaatgtgaccatcctatcttttttgACATTCCAAAGACTTCACTGCACAACATGGCCTTCCTGTTTCAAAACAAGAGATGGTAATTTGAGGGTAGTTAACTACTTTGACTTGTAGCCTAAACAActaattgcgtgtgtatgtgttatgatAATGACTGGAAAATATTGCACTAATTAAGGTTATTTGTAAACGTCAGAAAgaggggagggaggagagagaaggggaaagaggagagagaaggggagagaggaagagagtgtgaGAATATATGACCtgacttttgttttttgttgtaaaCCAGGTGAAGAGGTGACTGCCCAGTGGTACAATGAAGTGGAACAATATAATTATGAACAGGGAGGAGATACAAGCACTTGTGGTAAGATGAACAATATTTCTCTTCTGTCGCTTTTAGTAaacatccccccctctctctctctctctctctctctcNNNNNNNNNNNNNNNNNNNNNNNNNNNNNNNNNNNNNNNNNNNNNNNNNNNNNNNNNNNNNNNNNNNNNNNNNNNNNNNNNNNNNNNNNNNNNNNNNNNNNNNNNNNNNNNNNNNNNNNNNNNNNNNNNNNNNNNNNNNNNNNNNNNNNNNNNNNNNNNNNNNNNNNNNNNNNNNNNNNNNNNNNNNNNNNNNNNNNNNNNNNNNNNNNNNNNNNNNNNNNNNNNNNNNNNNNNNNNNNNNNNNNNNNNNNNNNNNNNNNNNNNNNNNNNNNNNNNNNNNNNNNNNNNNNNNNNNNNNNNNNNNNNNNNNNNNNNNNNNNNNNNNNNNNNNNNNNNNNNNNNNNNNNNNNNNNNNNNNNNNNNNNNNNNNNNNNNNNNNNNNNNNNNNNNNNNNNNNNNNNNNNNNNNNNNNNNNNNNNNNNNNNNNNNNNNNNNNNNNNNNNNNNNNNNNNNNNNNNNNNNNNNNNNNNNNNNNNNNNNNNNNNNNNNNNNNNNNNNNNNNNNNNNNNNNNNNNNNNNNNNNNNNNNNNNNNNNNNNNNNNNNNNNNNNNNNNNNNNNNNNNNNNNNNNNNNNNNNNNNNNNNNNNNNNNNNNNNNNNNNNNNNNNNNNNNNNNNNNNNNNNNNNNNNNNNNNNNNNNNNNNNNNNNNNNNNNNNNNNNNNNNNNNNNNNNNNNNNNNNNNNNNNNNNNNNNNNNNNNNNNNNNNNNNNNNNNNNNNNNNNNNNNNNNNNNNNNNNNNNNNNNNNNNNNNNNNNNNNNNNNNNNNNNNNNNNNNNNNNNaaatatatatatatatatatataattttgtcagtgaacaggtcgtggtctcaaagcgaagaaaatattttgacaaattaaatttagatgttgaagtgaatctaacaatctttgtgtgttattttaaatggcttataaacaccttccacgctgcaattgttttcgttccagcacacaatctcagatcaggtcacttgctatgcaagtacatctctgtgatatatatatatatatatatatatacacatataactatcCTGCTGTATCTGTCCATTCTTTCTTCCAGATGTGATCCCTGTGATAAACCAGACCAAACCTGCAATAACCCGACACAGCAAGCAATGTCAGAGATCAATTCCTCTGGTGAGAAACACTCTCATTATTGACAAATTCTATAGAAGAATCGGCTGTCAGCAGAAAGACATAAAGCTGACAGTTTTATGTCTTTTTGTTGCCTCAAAGTCTGCTTTCTTTCTCTTGACAAGATATCTTCTTAGTTTTCATGAACCCAGCAATGTACTTTGGCTACAGCCTGTCTGTTTTTTGCATTCCTTCACAGCAAGTTGTGGCCATAAATTAAGATAACCCGTTTAAAACAAAAGAGTGTCTGACCTTTTTGCTCCTCACATACCACTTCTGATTTCTCTATAAATTCAAATGCCTGTTTTTAAAATATCACCGATTCAGTATGTTGTTTGTTGAATATGTCATCATCAAGGTATTATCTTACCTGTTTgatacctgtttaaaattttacctgaagatggTGGATTTTATGCCATGATGTAATCAATAAAATACCACCAAAACAGCTGTTGTAaatttgtattcttcttttcatATCTCTGCCTCTCCAAGGACTAATCCTGAGTCAGATCTTTGGTTTAAATTGGATATGGTACTTGCTTATCTACATACCTGCAATAGGCTACCAACACCTGACACCCAATGGTTGTCTTATGTCATTGTGAACTATGGTACCTAACCAGCCCTGGTATCCTACATGTTGATAtgcctagattctaatgaatcctgtaactaatcaacattatatatatatatatatatatatatatatatatatatatatatatcattattaataaattatagggtagcaaaaaaaaattttagaaattttatttaccaccagtggtctagcgagaataaaaatcagtcaatagactatatattattcatttaaaatacagagatgcctataataggacatatgacccgctagaaagagcagcaaaagactacataccacaaaaatagggataatttcgaaagggaatgaaaaataaaaacatttaccaatctatattctgtaccatggtttcaagtcatctctgtattttaaatgaataatatatagtctattgactgatttttattcacgctagaccactggtggtaaataaaatttctaaaattttttttgctaccctataatttattaataatgataaaaattttttgctaatttatgaaagaaaatcggcattttttgtatttgctgccaaTTAGGTAAACCGCAAATGCGCGGTAAATTTGGAAAATTACAGATATGAACATAGGCCATGCTCCCTATGACTCATGTTTATATGTTGTCTGGTTATTCTGCTGATGATAATTCGACCAttgtaaggtatatttttatcttactaaaatgacttgaaaccatggtacagaatatagattggtaaatgtttttatttttcattccctttcgaaattatccctatttttgtggtatgtagtcttttgctgctctttctagcgggtcagatggagacagacagacagggaaatAAACAGATGAATAGATAAGCAGTTAGATAGACACCTaagtagataggtaaatagattaGTAACTAAACAAAGAGGCAGAGAGATAAACTGAGAGATAAAGACATTGTTTACAGGTTTATAATCTCCCAACCAAAATACcagatttatttcaaattattattattattattattattattattattattattttatttatttatttattttttctattcttattttctattctattttgcTTCAGACAAAAGATTCCAGCAGTTCTGTGATAGAGATCCCTACCAGAACCTCACTCAACCAAAGTCATGGGTCACCAGAAAATCTTCAGTCAAACTCTCCAGAATCCAGTTGTTCTGTGAGAAATACCTCTGCCAGAACCCTCCCCCTCAACCACACACATCCATCACCAAAGATTCTTCCATCTAATTCTTCCACAAATTCCATGATTGAGACTTCCTCACTCAACCTCAAGCATCAATCACCAAAGATTTTCCAGTCTGTCGCACAAACACTGGCCATGTTTTCCAAAGACTGTCTGGAAACTCACAACAAATATCGGCACCAACACAACAGCCCTCCGCTGCACCTCTCAGAACAGTTGAGTAAAATGGCACAAAAATGGGCCGAATCTGTTGCCAAAGAGTCTTACATATCTTACAGCAGCCAGTTGTACCGAGGCCAACAAATTGGTCAAAATATTGTATTTAGATGGACAAAGCAAGGGGCTGCCTTCTCAggtgtgtttttttatttctctctttctttttgtttaacccAGGGAAACCGGGAAAAGTGGATTGTCAAAACACTGATAAAGacggtgatggtgtgtgtgtgtgtgtgtgtatttagtaataatattaataatggtttcaaatttttccacaagggcagcaaggGGTGGGGGGAATGagggattaatggttcaacatgatggaattatgtgtttgtgtgtttgcaggtTCCGAAGTGGCAGATCTCTGGTACAGCCAAGTTAAAAACTTTGATTTCTCTCATTACAAACACCGAATGGATACAGGTACAGATCTGTTCTTCATTTTTAAATaacttacttgtgtgtgtgtgtgttaatgtgttgtCATAAAACAAGCTTCTATATTCCATACAGTTTATACTCGCCAGTCCAGTTAACTCCATCATCTCATCGTTGGACACCTCTATTTGTGGAGTGCACCTTGTTGCGCAGTTGGGTGTTGTTTCAAGGAGATTtcatttagctattatttctagctgacCGACTGACTCTATACAAGCCCAAGTTTTGTTGGTACCTTCTTagacaagggacataactcagtCTTCCATTGCCTGTCAATCAAGTTGTATAATAATGTCAGGTAGCGTTTTATCTCTGAAGCAAAATACCTATATTTGTCCTTCTGTCATACATCAGCCTTTCAGCACCTGGCATAGAACCATCGCCGCCCCCTACTCTAAAATACTAACCCCCTGTTTAGTCAAGAAGcctttttccttttccctttttcttgttctagactttgtcttgcaagttactaggTGACCTCACTCATGTTGAAATGACCACTTGGTTAAGAAATAGCCATTGGTCATTTATAGTTTGTATATTagattttactttttacagttcAGAGACATAATTAGTTTCACTTAGATGAACCTCCTCTTATGACAAATGTAACCTTTGACCTTTAGAATTAATGGCAAAATCTTGAGgtttattttagatttaaaaaacaGCATCCTTGACCCCTGGGGAAACACAGGAGCCAGGAACTGTGATTGTGTCGGAAATGAAGACCCAGCCTGTGTTTAAGCAAAGAAGCCTTTGAAGAATATCCATCGACTTTATTTATagattaatttttattgatttattttgatttttatgctGCAGGTCACTTCACACAACTGGTTTGGAAAAACAGTCAGTATATCGGAATTGGTAAAGCTGGAAACAGTGTTGGGGCAGTGGCTGTAGTGGTCTTTTATTTCCCAGCTGGAAACATTCAGGAAGAACTGCAAGACAATGTCTTTAAAACATTCTAAAGAAACAATTTTAGtaatacaatttctctctctctctctctctctctctctctctctatatatatatatatatatatatatatatatatatatatatatatatatatatatatatatatttcaatgactaCTGTGAGTCTTACAGTAATTATGGAAGACAACTCTGGGCTTATTTCAGCCTTATTAGATTTCTTCTGTGAAACCTAAATCCCACCAAATTTAGTAATGAGAGAAACACTGTGTACCCTATTGCACATTGGTCCAATGGTTCTTAGACTGACAGATATGAGActgaccaccatcaccataagaTCTTTCCCTACCCCACTCCACCCTCTTTCCTTTTGATAATTCAAAGCCAAAATGATGTTTATCTCTGTATAATCTTACATTGTTCATCATAGGTTT contains:
- the LOC106867642 gene encoding uncharacterized protein LOC106867642 isoform X2 — its product is MLPLKLQGLPVTSDPWGTQLGSPQLKENYSCPSPLEEGSLRAHNFYRVRHGSSELTLSQMLSDSAKKWAEILSRMKYIHHSSRNIRGIRIGENIAVILSNKPVICSGEEVTAQWYNEVEQYNYEQGGDTSTCDVIPVINQTKPAITRHSKQCQRSIPLTKDSSSSVIEIPTRTSLNQSHGSPENLQSNSPESSCSVRNTSARTLPLNHTHPSPKILPSNSSTNSMIETSSLNLKHQSPKIFQSVAQTLAMFSKDCLETHNKYRHQHNSPPLHLSEQLSKMAQKWAESVAKESYISYSSQLYRGQQIGQNIVFRWTKQGAAFSGHFTQLVWKNSQYIGIGKAGNSVGAVAVVVFYFPAGNIQEELQDNVFKTF
- the LOC106867642 gene encoding uncharacterized protein LOC106867642 isoform X1, with the protein product MLPLKLQGLPVTSDPWGTQLGSPQLKENYSCPSPLEEGSLRAHNFYRVRHGSSELTLSQMLSDSAKKWAEILSRMKYIHHSSRNIRGIRIGENIAVILSNKPVICSGEEVTAQWYNEVEQYNYEQGGDTSTCDVIPVINQTKPAITRHSKQCQRSIPLTKDSSSSVIEIPTRTSLNQSHGSPENLQSNSPESSCSVRNTSARTLPLNHTHPSPKILPSNSSTNSMIETSSLNLKHQSPKIFQSVAQTLAMFSKDCLETHNKYRHQHNSPPLHLSEQLSKMAQKWAESVAKESYISYSSQLYRGQQIGQNIVFRWTKQGAAFSGSEVADLWYSQVKNFDFSHYKHRMDTGHFTQLVWKNSQYIGIGKAGNSVGAVAVVVFYFPAGNIQEELQDNVFKTF